Below is a genomic region from Miscanthus floridulus cultivar M001 chromosome 1, ASM1932011v1, whole genome shotgun sequence.
CACACCCCAAAGATACGTTCCACCAAGCCCAAGGTATCTCAGGTGAATTAACCCCGCGATAAGATTTTTCAGACCATCAGAACAATCTGCAGTTAACTTACAACCTTCTAAGGAAAGGACACGTAAAACCTGGAAAGTTGTGTGCAGCAACGTCGTTCTGCTAATACTACAGTCAGTGCCATTAAATGACCTCACTTTTGGTTTCCATTTTCTTGCCATGACGCCATGTGGTTTGTCCAGGATTCTATTATGGATGGCCATTATACGAGCATTGTTACTTTGATGTTGATCTTCGTCATACCAATCCGCCGATGCATTGACAAAGTTTTCTTCTCTTGCCACAGTACGAATCCAGTCCAGCACCATGCCTTCAACACCGCAAACACATATGTTGGTGTCCTCATTTTCTACTGTCTTGATCATGcttctactaacaagctcatacAAGTACCTCTCTCCGACCTTAAATAATGATTCCTCTAGCTCTCCGTCGTCATGCACAAAGCCTTCGGCTACCCATCTCCACACCAGTGTGTCTTTCTCAATCACGTGGTCATCAGGAAATATGCTCAAATACAACAGGCAGGTCTTCAGATGGCTTGGCAGGTCATAGTAACTAAACTGGATTATCTTTCTTGTGTTGTTCTCAGCACCCATATTATCTTCCTGCCCAAATCCAATAGAGTTGTACACCTCAGTCCATTCCTCTTGTGGTTTACCAGCAAACAAACTAGCTATCATAATTATAGCTAATGGTACACAACCACATTTCTGTAGAATGTATTCAGTGGTCTGCTCATCTAGTGGATCAAAACTAAGTGCGCCTTTACGACCACATAATGTGGCATAGAATAGTTCCTTAGAGCCATCAATAGAAAGGGGCATCAGCTCCAAAACTTCACCACTCAATTCTGCGGCGTCGAGTACACGAGAAGTTGTGACTAGTCTACTTCCACAACCATTGTCCACTAAAgcacatttaattacttcccatGATGGTATGCCCCTTATATCATCAATAACAATTAAGAACCTATTCATATAAAAAAGAAAGAACCACAAATTAGGACAACtatctagacatatatatatgtactagCAGGTAACCCCGCACTTCGCGCGGGCAACAGTGGGCGCAGCGAGGGGAAAAAAGGTACTGTTCCTTATCGGGTCGGATACTGTTCATCGTGCTCCGTTACTGTTTATCTGCGATGATCCGATTGTGTGCGCGTCGGATGAACAGTGATTCGATGTGATATGCCTCTCTTATAGATATGACAAACAAAAAACATAAGCATGATAACTGAAACATAAAAGTTTTCCCACATCACTACACACACTTATTGATTGTAGACAGACCGAGTGCTCGACTTCTGTCAGGACTGCAGAGAGTGTTTGGATCTATTGCTTTCTAGAGTAGGGATGACAATTGTACCGCAGATGTCATACACCCAGGGATCAGAAGAACACAAGAAGATTAGGGTTGAACCTCTATCCTATTTTTTGAATCGCACAAGAGGCTTAGGAGGGCTATTGACAAATACATGGCCCAATGTACCCTCACTGAGGCCATACCCGGCTTCCCAAGCAGGGGTGGTCGGGACCTACTGGCCCAGGGTGAATCTGGACAAGGAATGCATCATCTACTTGGCGGACAAGGAATATATAGGTATACATGGAAACCGACGGGATCGGGACTCTGTTGTAACCAACTAGAAAATCCATGTAAACCAGTTTGGCATGGACTCTTTATATATGCAACCCTATACCTCAAAACTATATAAGAAggggcaggggccttctgatcgGCATCCGGCCTTGACCTTGATATAGCTCCTCTACTCGACACTGAACCCAACACTTGGCATACGAGCATGATACATCAGATTATAGTGGTGGAGCGTGATGTCAAACAAAGGAGGAGGGGGGGTATAGTTGGCCATCTGGCCCGGGCACTACGGGCCGGCCCAAGCACGACACGAATCAGCACGGCCCGGAACGATGGCCTTCGTGCCCGTGCCTGGCACGGCCCGGCATTAGTGCCGTGCCTAGGCCGCCATTCTGGCCCGTAGTGCTGGCCCGGGCATGGCCCGATATCACGTTTTAGTATATACATGGTGACTTAGTTAGGGTTTCACTcagcctctccctctctctccgtcTGCGCATCCGCCCTATCTTCACCCGAGCGCACgcggcgctccctcccccgtGCAGCGCTGTCGCtccatctccctctccctctccatagCCAGCAGGCAGGGCAGCGTCCCTCCCTCTTCCCCGTGTGGAGCTCTCCCCATGTGGCGCTCCATCTCTTCCCCGTGCGACACggaccctccctctccctctccacatCCAGCAAGCAAGGCGGTGCCTCTCTCTATCCATCTCCTGGCACAGAtccggcgaggtggagtctgtTGGTGGCGGATCCGGCGGGGAGGAGCTCTCCGATGGCGgatccggcgaggaggagctctCTGGTGGCGGATCCAGCGAGAAGGAGTCCGTTGGTGGTGGATCCGGCAAGCACGAGCCcaccggcggcggatccggcggggAGGAGCTCTCCGGTGGTGGATCCAACGAGAAGGAGTCCGTTGGTGGCGGATCCGGCAAGCACAAGGCcgccggcggcggatccggcggggACGAGCTCTCCGGTGGCGGATCCGGCGAGGAGGAGTCCACTGGTGGCGGATCCGGCAAGCACGAGCCCGCCGGCGAATCCGGCGCGGAGCAGTCTGCTGGTGGCGGATCTAGCGCGGAGAAGTCTGctggcggcggatccggcgcaGAGGAGTCCGCTGGCGGTGGATCTAGCGAGCACGAGCACGCCGGCGGATCTGGCAGGGAGGATGCGGGCTCAACGTGGCTCCAGCGCGCGAGCGGATGCGCATGACACGACGGCGCAGCCCCAGCAAGCGATCGCACTGCTGGGCCGCCGTGCCCAGtgacacggcacggcacggctaagacctgatagtgccgtgcctgggccggcacCTCGGCACGGCGGCACTAACAGGCACGGCATGGCTAGTCTACCGTACCGcgtagtgccgtgcctggccGTGCCCGTGCTAGTGCCGTGTCGTGCGGCCTGTTTGACCAACTATAGGGGGTGGTCAGTTAAGCTACAACTCAGAAGACTTGCAGTGGTCAGAGTGTGGAGGAAGAGGGGGGCAAGCACCCAACTTCGCCTCCACTACCCTATGCCAGTGTTGCTAGTgataaaaaacaacgacaacaaaCATCTATATGAGAACAGGAGTAACATTTTCAGGACCCTACTTGGTTTATTGCCATATTATGTCACAACTTTCTACACTTTCCCACGCCTTAGTTCCTTACCCTAGTTTGGTGTGCCATGATTTAACGGGTTTGACCTTAGATGTTCAATACTCAAATCATTGCCAAAGTTTGCCTCAGCATTTTGTACAAACTGACCCTTAATCAGTGCAACTTCTAATACATTAACATCTATAGTACCAAATAAATGAACCATCAATACATATTCCATGGGGGATTTAACCAAAATAATTTGATCTTGTAATTAAGTTTTGGCCATTTTTCTATAAACCTGATGAACATTAGAAAATTTTGACTCATGACAAAACTACATTTTGAAACTGTAGGAATAAATAGGATATTTGTAACTATGTGCACTTATATActcaaattaaaaaactcaaaTAATATGTATGCTTTGAATGAACAATTGTCAGAAAAAATGGAGGCAAAGATATCGGCCGGCTAATGCATACCTCTTGTTCTCAAGGAAATGCTGGAGTTCGTCGATGAGCTCCCCTTCATTCAGCATGGTCATGTTAAGATCGCTGTATCTTTTCTTGCCAAGGTCTATGAGAATATCCCTCAGGGCTTTCTTCATGTCAGCTTGTCGGCCAACAGAAACAAAAGCGCTACAATGGAAATCCCCTCTAATATTTTCATAGACTGCTTTTGCAAGAGTGGTCTTGCCCATTCCTCCGGCCCCCAGGATGGATACTATCTTCAATCGctgagaagaagatgaagacatCCTGGTTATGAGCTCAGCTTGTAATTTGTGGATGCCAACAAGCTGTCTGACTTGCATGAACCTGTCCTCAAGAGATGGGTCAACAGGCCTAGTGGTAGGTTTAGCCACAATTCCAGCACGCCAGGCATCCAGATTTTTGACTCGGGCCTTGATGTCTTCCCACGTGTCCCTGAAGCTGTCTTGGTTATTGGTCATAGGCTCCGAGCCATCGTCCATGGTCAACAGTAAGTTGTTGACGATATCCTCTGCGTCATATGACAGCTCTCTCAGCTCATATGCACAATACTTATCGTACTCCTGCTGCGCCCGTGGCATCATCTCGGATAGGGCATCGTCCATTCTCCTCAGCTGTGTCTCAAGAGACTCTATGTCTCCCTTCATGCTTGTTCGCAGATTGTGCTCCTGCTTGAGGAACTCGCCAAGCTTGGTGAGCAGGTGCCCAATGGCCCCTGTCATGAGATCCACGGCTGATCGGCAGCTCATGTAGCTAGCGGAGAGGCGATCAATTTGCTTGCGGTGGGCAAAAATTAAGGCGATTGATCGATATCTTTGAAGCTGTTAGAATCGATGTTGTCCTGCATTGCGGACTAATTAGCTAGTTAGAGTAGTGAGAAAAGGCTGATTGATAGAGCGGCAAAAGTGACCACTTGGTGTTTTCTCATACACACACGCGTGTGCTATTCTTTCTACATGACGAACTGACGATCGACGAGATATATATTATGAAGGCTAAAAATACATAGATGCTAAAAACTTAATTAGGTAAAGAAGAATGATTGTATTGTACAAAACAAATTAAAGGGGTTATGCAGACTGTAGTCCATCTAACAGGCCGTGTTTGGAAAGGTCTGGACTAGTCTGCTCCAGTTATAAACATCTAAACTATATATATGTTTTATTTACGAAAATTGTCCTTGTAATACATGGGCCAGCAGCCTGCTAGTTAATGATGGTGAAAGCTAGTAGATACCAAATTAAGTccatgaaagtttcataatataTTGGAGCTCATAGTGGCATCAGTTCCGGAAAAGTAAAATTTCGTTTAATTAAGACAAGGTCTGGGCAAAAATACAGCCTAATCTGTCTTATGGCTCAAAGACTAAGCTCGATCTCCCACCTGGATCATGCATGGGGTTGGTGGCGCAGTCCGTAGTAGGCAGTCCTAGATCCAGCAAAGCACTCCAGCAGAAACCTGTTAGGTAGGAGATGTATTGGAGGGAGGTTAGCCTAACATGCAGGTTAAGACTGATGAGCCGAGCTTACTCATGCATATTATACGTACTACAGGCGCTATGCTATATCCCTCCCTCCCGGCCTCGGAATCAATTaagggcctgttcgtttggcaGGGAACCAACTCCTGGATCTATTCCTACCAGGAATACTTCACTACTTTATACTTGTTTTAATCAGCTGGAAGGGTTCCTGGTTGGATTTCACCCAACCAAACGAGCCCTAAGTGTCTTCATGAGCAGCAGGAAAGGAAGATCGATTAACTAGCGAGCGAGAATTAGCACTGACCTGAGGAGGGAGCCGGGAGGGGCTAGCTAGCTTTCACAAGTTGAGGAACAGACGTAGTAGATCGGAGGAAGATTTATGCTTAATATGCCTTTGGTGGGTAGTGAGTGGGTCACGACTCGCAAGTGGAAGACCGGGAAAAATGGAAAAGCAAGATGCTCACGTCAACCTTTTCTTTTGTTCGAAGCACGACGTACTAGTCACTCAATGAACCGGTAATCACTGTCGGATAAGATAAGC
It encodes:
- the LOC136505592 gene encoding putative disease resistance RPP13-like protein 3 — its product is MSCRSAVDLMTGAIGHLLTKLGEFLKQEHNLRTSMKGDIESLETQLRRMDDALSEMMPRAQQEYDKYCAYELRELSYDAEDIVNNLLLTMDDGSEPMTNNQDSFRDTWEDIKARVKNLDAWRAGIVAKPTTRPVDPSLEDRFMQVRQLVGIHKLQAELITRMSSSSSQRLKIVSILGAGGMGKTTLAKAVYENIRGDFHCSAFVSVGRQADMKKALRDILIDLGKKRYSDLNMTMLNEGELIDELQHFLENKRFLIVIDDIRGIPSWEVIKCALVDNGCGSRLVTTSRVLDAAELSGEVLELMPLSIDGSKELFYATLCGRKGALSFDPLDEQTTEYILQKCGCVPLAIIMIASLFAGKPQEEWTEVYNSIGFGQEDNMGAENNTRKIIQFSYYDLPSHLKTCLLYLSIFPDDHVIEKDTLVWRWVAEGFVHDDGELEESLFKVGERYLYELVSRSMIKTVENEDTNICVCGVEGMVLDWIRTVAREENFVNASADWYDEDQHQSNNARIMAIHNRILDKPHGVMARKWKPKVRSFNGTDCSISRTTLLHTTFQVLRVLSLEGCKLTADCSDGLKNLIAGLIHLRYLGLGGTYLWGVKIEIGHLRYLQTLDLTDTDIWALPRGITQLRQLKCLRCFALRELKSPKGLGNLTSLEELWLAKAHNSPNFTKELSKLSNLTELRVLHIVTPYSLGGKQQEAALLVQSLSKLQKIEVLELRIGGAMQIYYLGQGGSNKEPQHHVIAPGSFPKLRYMKMNTWLISQPGAMPRLKSIELVIHVWALKDANFDFQDFYKLSYLRFLEKAHVGINCLGAKIEDAEEAEARLRRAVQSHPNRPTLTLDRVGRCVDDKQIPFRGGLHGSRLAPQVMPLELLREITNDFNEEQRVGSGTFGTVYKGVLNGKEVAVKLLHSMSQKLNYEEDFMKEFENLRRLDHTNIVQLLGYCYETKRICVEYEGKYVLADNIDRALCFDYMPNGSLQGHLNDESHGLDWQTRYKIIKGTCEGLKYLHRGLENPMFHLDLKPGNILLDKNMVPKLADFGLSKLVCDNQTQATSNFLGTIRYCPPEHIERSFFSDKFDIFSLGVVMIEIIAGSKGYDKTAEMPSQEFIDHVQENWRKRIHRATLGCTNYECHQVKRCIEIALQCVHPERMQRPNIEDIISRLKETENNTEKSATTSSSQNET